Sequence from the bacterium genome:
ATATCCTGCTGGCCGTCGATCTGCTTCTGCTGATTCTTTCCATAGGCGTTGTAGCGCTTTCCATCCGGGTATTTCTCAAGAGGAAGGCGGAGCGGGTCAGCGCATAAAAGATTCAGGCTGGTTGATCTTTCAGTGGGGGGATAGGTCCCGGATGTAACGGCCCTGGCGCTCTGGATGGTGGGTGAGGCCCTGTTGCGGCTGGTCCGCAACAGGGTGTGCGAAAAAGCCCCGGGTGGGCCGCGGCCGAGGAGGCTTAGGAGGGGTCGCCGCGGCGCTGCAGAAGGCGCACCCGGTGAAGGAGGCTGTCGCAGAGCGCGGTGTCCTCCGGGTACAGCTCGCGGCGGGTGCGGACCACGGAGCGGGCCTCGTAGTAGAGGCCGCGACGGCTGAGCAGGGCGACCTTGAGCCAGACCCAGCCGAACGGGACTTTCCCATCCGGGCCGGGGTCGCTTTGCTCGAGGCTTTCCAGACGTTCGAGCAGCGCCCCCAGCTCGACCAGCCCGTTGTCGTCCAGCACCCCGAACCAGCTTGAATCGGCGGCCTCGGGGCCGTGTACGCTCCAGCGATAGACCTCCCCCAACTGAAGCAGGCTGTCATACTGTGCGCTTTTCACCCGTCCGTCACGGGTGCTCAGGCTGTAGAGCGCCCGGCGCTTGCCCTCTTTGCGCAGGGTGAACCGGCACTCCAGGCTGTCCCCCTGCCACTTGAACGCCTCCGGAATGTCCAGCAGCACCGCCCCCAGGGGATATACCAGGAACGCCTCCACCGTGTCGGCCTCGGCCTGTTCCGGGCTCAGGGACTGGATGAGCCGCGCGTAACGTCCCTCGAACCAGCCCAGGGCCTCCACGGCCAGGCCGAACAGGCTGTCCGGGGCGGCGGCCGCCTCGGGCAGGCGCTGGGTGAGGCCGGGGGCCAGGACCAGCATCCGGCAGTCCGGTGTAAAGAGGAACGCCTCGGCCGGGGCGCCGAAAGCGTTGGCCACAGTCTCCCCGGAGCCGAACACCTGCCCGCTGTGCAGCTCCGGCCCGCAGACCGCCACCGCGGCGGGAGCGCCAGCGCTCAGGCGTGCGGCGGCCAGCAGGCAGAGGGCGATGAGCCAGTATGTCAGCCGGGTTTTCATCCGCTCAGATCGTGATGACACGCGTGTTCGTGTCCTTGAGGTATTCGGTCAGCGGCTGGCCCATGCCCCTCACCTCGACCCCCAGGCTGGCCAGGTTGTCGCTCACTCCGTAGCTGTCCGCGCAGGCCTTGCAGGCCTGAATTTTTATCCCGGAGTCCAGCATCCGGTGGGCGTACTCGCGCAGCTCGAGGTCCACTGCCAGAAGGCGGGCCGAGGCGCCCCAGACGATCAGGGTCACATCCTTCCACCAGAGCTGCGCCTTGGCGTTGAACGTGTACATGAACGCCATTTTGAGGGCGACCTCGCGGTCGCCGCTGGTCCAGAGCACGACAAGCTTATCCGGCATGCTGCAACCATCCTGCGGGGTTGTCGGTTCGGTTTCAGGTCGGGATTGTGCCGCCGGGCTGAAAGCGGCCATTGCGGCCAGGGCCGGCGCTGCAACGGCTGCGGCCAGGAACTCGCGGCGTCCGGTCGCGGACGGGCCGGTGCTGACCGTTCGGGGCATCGGACCTCCGCACCTGGGATAAGGTTCAGACCAGCTCATCCGCGCGGCTGCGCACCTTGGCCCAGGTCTCGTCCACCCGCTGCTGGATGGTCAGGAAATCCGCCTCCTGCAGGTGGTGGAACCTTCCCTGGGCCTCCAG
This genomic interval carries:
- a CDS encoding DsrE family protein yields the protein MPDKLVVLWTSGDREVALKMAFMYTFNAKAQLWWKDVTLIVWGASARLLAVDLELREYAHRMLDSGIKIQACKACADSYGVSDNLASLGVEVRGMGQPLTEYLKDTNTRVITI